The Tolypothrix sp. PCC 7712 region TATCACGAGTTTTTTTCAAACAAGGCCAAGCGCCAATTATGTTGTAGCCGTCTACTAACAAAACGGCTTGGGTTAAGGAACGGGGCATGGTTTTTAATCACAATTATCTAGAGTTGACAAGATTCGTTCATAACTTTATATAGTAATTGAAGCACCGCTTGTCACACTATGTTACAGAACACAAAAGTTGTTTAAAAATACAGCTAAAAATTGAAAACGCGCCTGTGAAAGGCGCGTTGCAGTTGTTGAAGTTATTTTGTTGAATTGTGATCTGCAGACAAAGAACTAGCAAAGAAATTGTGATTTTATGACACTTCTTTGTGTACTTCCATCAAACGCTGTTTGAGGCGCAGGGGTTCACCTTGATCTACAAGCAAACCATTTTCTAATAGAAAAGCACCATCACAATAGTTCAACTCATCTAAGCGATGGGTTACCCATAGCGCTGTAATACCACGACTTTTGACAAGGTTACGGACACCAGCCACTAAATCTAGTTGGCTATCTGGATCTAATAGGGCAGTGGGTTCATCTAATAGTAAGATTTCACAGCGACGCGCGATCGCACCAGCAATTGCCACTCGCTGTTTCTGTCCGCCACTCAAAGCATAGATAGGGCGACGTTGTAGGGTGTGTAAATTTACAGCCCCTAAAGCCTCCTCTACTCTGGCTCTAACTGCTGCAGGGGGCAATTTTTCTTTTACTAGTCCAAAAGCCACATCCGCACCAACTGTGGGCATTACCAGTTGATGATCGGGATTTTGAAACACAAAGCCCACGGGATGCAACACCCCAATTTCTCCTGATGTGGGAGCTAATAATCCTGCTAACAATCTCAGTAGCGTTGATTTACCACTGCCATTTGTACCCAGAAGCATCCAAAATTCGCCTCTAGGGACTTCTAGAGAGCAAGATTTAATGGCTGTCTGCCCACTTGGCCAACTAAAGTGTAAATCCTTAACTTTGATTCCCGCTTCCGCCATTTAGATAACCTGCTTACTCAGCAGTCAGGGAAACAAATCCAGGTGGTCTACCACTGCTAGTGGTGACACCATCTTTTTGCATAATCTGTACCCCAGAAATTTCACTAGCACGAACAGCAATTTTTTTCTCTGTCTTGCCTTCACACTTGAGTTCCACAATGTCAGGGTTACCAGACCGCATCGCTGCCAAAATCAGTTGATAGACAGCCTCAGCATCTTCTGCTGACTTACGTTGTACCGATACTGGGAAAGCCGTATTTCTGACGGTTAAGTCGATGGTAAACATTTAGCATTAATCAAGTTAACTGTAGCACTCATTCTAGCGCTAGCTGCTTGATTACTGGTGTAGGGCGGGGGAGGGAAAAGGGGCAGGGAGCAGGGAGCAAGGGAGATGAGGGAGATGAGGGAGATGAGGGAGATGAGGGAGATGAGGGAGATGAGGGAGATGAGGGAGATGAGGGAGATGAGGGAGATGAGGGAGATGAGGGAGATGAGGGAGATGAGGGAGATGAGGAAGATGAGGGAGATGAGGAAGATGAGGAAGATGTAGACGCGATAGCGGCTACTCTGCGAGTTCTCCGCAGGAGTACCCGTGGGGTGGGGAAAAGAGGGAATCAGCAACACCAAACACCCAACACCTATTAACCAATTACCAATTACCAATTACCCATTACCTAACGCCCAATGCCCAATGCCTAACGCCCAATGCCCAATGCCCAATGCCCAATGCCCCATCCCCATAAATCTATACAAATCTTAAAAAAAATTTAAATATACCTGGAAATATTAGAGATTTGCACCTAACATAATTAGAGACAGTAAAAAATTGTAAACTGGATACAAAAGCCAGTTCACTTTCTGTTCATAGAGAGCTAAATCCTCGCGATCTATAATACAGAAGTAAAAACCCGTACTTATAAACTTTTTGGAGATTTATTCTCATGACCATCGCAGTTGGGCGCGCCCCCAGTAGAGGGTGGTTTGACGTTCTAGACGACTGGTTGAAGCGCGATCGCTTTGTATTCGTAGGTTGGTCAGGGATATTGTTATTCCCATGCGCTTTCCTCGCACTAGGCGGTTGGCTCACAGGAACAACCTTCGTCACGTCATGGTACACCCACGGTTTAGCATCTTCTTATTTAGAAGGCTGTAACTTTATCACAGTAGCTGTATCCACCCCAGCCGATAGTTTGGGACATTCCCTGTTACTGCTGTGGGGGCCAGAAGCACAAGGAGACTTCACCCGTTGGTGTCAACTCGGGGGGTTATGGACATTCGTGGCGCTACACGGAGCCTTTGGCTTAATTGGCTTCATGTTACGGCAGTTTGAAATTGCCCGTCTAGTAGGAATCCGCCCCTATAACGCCTTGGCATTCTCTGCACCGATTGCAGTGTTTGTCAGCGTGTTCTTGATGTACCCCTTGGGACAATCAAGCTGGTTCTTTGCACCCAGCTTTGGAGTAGCAGGAATTTTCCGCTTCATCCTGTTTGTACAAGGATTCCATAACTTCACCCTCAACCCCTTCCACATGATGGGAGTAGCAGGTGTGTTGGGTGGAGCATTGCTGTGTG contains the following coding sequences:
- the psbD gene encoding photosystem II D2 protein (photosystem q(a) protein); amino-acid sequence: MTIAVGRAPSRGWFDVLDDWLKRDRFVFVGWSGILLFPCAFLALGGWLTGTTFVTSWYTHGLASSYLEGCNFITVAVSTPADSLGHSLLLLWGPEAQGDFTRWCQLGGLWTFVALHGAFGLIGFMLRQFEIARLVGIRPYNALAFSAPIAVFVSVFLMYPLGQSSWFFAPSFGVAGIFRFILFVQGFHNFTLNPFHMMGVAGVLGGALLCAIHGATVENTLFEDGEAANTFRAFNPTQSEETYSMVTANRFWSQIFGIAFSNKRWLHFFMLFVPVTGLWMAAVGIVGIALNLRAYDFVSQELRAAEDPEFETFYTKNILLNEGIRAWMAPQDQPHEQFVFPEEVLPRGNAL
- a CDS encoding ABC transporter ATP-binding protein, whose amino-acid sequence is MAEAGIKVKDLHFSWPSGQTAIKSCSLEVPRGEFWMLLGTNGSGKSTLLRLLAGLLAPTSGEIGVLHPVGFVFQNPDHQLVMPTVGADVAFGLVKEKLPPAAVRARVEEALGAVNLHTLQRRPIYALSGGQKQRVAIAGAIARRCEILLLDEPTALLDPDSQLDLVAGVRNLVKSRGITALWVTHRLDELNYCDGAFLLENGLLVDQGEPLRLKQRLMEVHKEVS